In Macaca mulatta isolate MMU2019108-1 chromosome 16, T2T-MMU8v2.0, whole genome shotgun sequence, the sequence CTCATCAGTTTACTACCCAGGATGTCTCAATCATCTCTCAACTTACAAAAGTCTCTCAGACCTGGCCTCAGGGCCTGCATATTCCCAAGCAAATGGAATTAATGCTGCTTTAAAACAAGTTTCCCAGGGAGTTCCAAGACTAGAGGCCTGCATTTGTGTTGCTGGGGGCATGTGACCCATTTGTTGTCAAGACAGGAGGCCCCCCCCAAGCCTAGGTTCTGATAAGCTGACAGCTGCTGAGATCTCCCACTGCCTGGAATTGGGGGAAGAGGCTGGAATGAACACCAAGATGCCCCTGGACAAGTCCCTGAACCTCTCTCACCACTAGAGTGAATGTAGATCAAGCACTGCAGCATTTGGGACTTGGTGGGTGCTCAGCAACCGTAGCTGCCTTTATTACTTGGATGTCCAAACCCCATGAGCAAACTGCCTTTGGCAGCTAGGAACTTTCTGGTTGTCTCTGTGTTGCCCGGCTGCAGTTGGCCCTGGCTGTAATAGGAAAAATGCTTGGTGAGAGTGGGGTCAAATCGGGGTCGCCAGTTAAGAATGACATTAATGTCACCTGGAGAGCTTTCGAAAAAGACGTGGTTCAGTTCAGTCTGGAATGGGACCTGGGGGAATCAGCATGTTTTAAAACTCCCCAGGTGTTTTCTAACTTGCAGTCAAGGTCAAGAATCACTGCCAGAGAGAGGCTCACACCTGTTCGCCTACTTCCTCTTCTACAGTAATACTCATGTTCTGTGGCAGTTGAAAAATGGTTAAAGCACTTTCATATGTACAATACCAGCTTATTCCCTTACCTATCTCATGAATTTAATTTCatctccagtttacagatgagatgTGACAGAGCCACGTCTTCTGACTCCCTCTCTGCGTCCTTAGAACTACACTGTAGCTTCCTCCTTCGTCCACTGGAGGTTCTGTAATAGGTTCTCTCCTACCTCTGCTCTCAGCCACATCCCACCTTGCTAAGCCCCCAGGATACCAGTATGTTCAGAGCACACTGGTCCCAGACTTGCACCTGAGATTACactgtctttctctgcctgtaaAGTGACAACTAGGAAACACTGAGATCTCAGGTACATTGTTTCTGAGGTCAGAAAACAGCTGAGGACTCGCAGGTTTGGGCTTTCGACTCCCACTTCATGCATTAATGCTTTTTCTGGTTTTGCTTAGACCCAGATTCTTTTTCCCTGCCACCCCCAGCTCCAGGAGGCAAGAGCCTGTTTATTTTAATACCTGGTATGGCACTTGGAAAAGATCACACCTCCCCCGTTGTTACCCAATTCTATCTCCTGAACACTAATCCTAGAATCCCAACCAGCCCTCAGACATGTTATTAGCAACAAGGATGTTTCTTGAAAAGTTTCCGAGTTGGCTCCAAACTTACCATCTCAGTTTCTTATTTAGCTTTTGCCCTGCCGTGCTTCATGCTGCCAACAAAGGGAAGGCTAATTTGGGGGTTGGTTAGACCCAGATTCTCAGCTGGAAAAGTGCTTGCAAGGGCTGTTTCCAAAAGTACCATTTTGAGACAAGACTGCCATCTCTGGGATCATTTCTCAATGCTTTGGGGCTGGGATTACTCCACTCATCCCACTTCTCCCACCGGCTAGATGTTAGAGGATGATGCTCAAGTCCAGCCTTTGGCTCACCCTCCCTTGTTTCATTTACTCTTCACTTATGGTCGGAAACCCCAGGATCTGGCCAAATAGCCTCTAAAAGCTCAGTAGGATCCTCAGCTATGATGGAGCAGGGGCAGAGGTAGGCAGGTTTGGGTCTTTGACACTTCTATCCCACTTCGTGTGTGGGCCTCAGCTACTGCAGGCAGTCCCATGTGTCTGCTCCCTGAGTTTGCACCTCAGCCAACAGGCATCCTCAGCTGAGCCAGACCCACCTGAGGCTCAAGGTCAGACCCAAGTACAGAGTCTTTTCACATGTTCCCATCAAAGTGCTCCTAATGATAGGGGAGAGTGAACAGGCCCCTAGGGGTGCATGTTCTTAGGCCAAAGTGACTCTCAGCAAACCAAGATGACATCTGTATCCTAACTTCGGGCAAATCTTCCACTTTATGTAGATGGAAttgctgtttgcttttttaaataaaaataatcctttaAATGACCTTTCACTGAAGGCCAGTATGAGGTCCCATAATTAACCTGTGGCTTTGTGTTTCCctagtgcagtggcgctatcactgcttactgcagccttgacctctcaggcacAAGTGATCCCCctcaggtagctgagactacaggtgtgcacaccaccacgcctggctgtttttgtatgtattttagagacgaggtttcaccacgttgcccaggctggtcttgaactccttggcttgAATATTCTGCCccccttgacctcctaaagtgctgggattatagacatgagccattgcgcccagtgtattttaatttattccttctaGTCCACCTTCGGAATGGAGGGCCACAGCCTGGGGGAGCAGACATAAAGCCTGGGATCCTCGAGCAGGGTGAGGATTAGAGATTTTCAGATACAGTGGAGGGATAAGTGATGCAATCAGGAGGCTCTTAGCGACCCCATGTGATCCCACAGGGCCAGTTAAAATCTGATTTATTCTCCCCAAAAGTGGTGTTCCAGGAGGAAGCCAAATTCATTCCAGCCCTATACTTGCTTCTAGCTGCTGCCCTGGTCCTTTCATACCTCCACCCCAACCCTCTGGGAGCCTACCTAGAATAAATGGAACCGCTGTGCCACGGTGATGATCATCCTCCCCTAGGATGCCTGCGTGTCcctaaaaaaggcaaaaaataaaggCCCCGTGCTGAGACTTcctacatgccaggcattgtgttaagGACTTTACACACCTCAGCTCATCTACACCCTGTCAACAACAGTGAGGGACAACTAATCACACTCCTTTTAATAAATGAGACTATAGACTTCAAGTTACTTGCCTCAGTTACaatagcaagtggcagagccaagattgaAATCCAGCTCTGTCTGATACTGAAGCCCAGGCTCATACCCATTCTCCTCTGTGACTGAacaggagaaggaagggaagaattgGGAGGGTGCCCAAAATGCAGAGGTCAGAGTGTGGAGGAAAACTGAGTTCTGTTTGGGAGCACACGGTAATAGGAGGTCAGAGTGGAGGATGCAGGGTCCCAGGGGTAAAAACAGTTGGGATATCTCTCgtgctcctgctcctcctcctgccctggaGGCTCTAAAATGCAATTTGATCAGGCGCTTTCCCTGCTTTAAAACTCTTCcatagggccgggtgcagtggctcatgtctgtaatcccagcactttgggaggctgaggcgggcagatcacctgaggtcaagagattgagaccatctcggccaagatggtgaaaccccatctctactaaaaatacaaaaattagctgggtgtggtgggacgtgcctgtagttccagctactctggaggctgaggcaggagaatcacgtgaacccgggaggcagaggttgcagtgagccaagattgtgccactgcactccagcctggtgacagagcaagactccatctcaaaaaaacaaaaaaaaaaaaaaaaaaaaaaaactcatcaatgACTTCCTGTGTAGCACAAGGCTGGATCTGAACTCCTCATCCTGTCAATCAGGGCCTTTGTGACCAACTTCTGGCCTCTTCACCCACCATGCTTCCAGCCTTGTGGGCTCCTGTCTGGTTCCCAGACTCACTTCTCAAGCCTATGTAATTGCTCTTGActtctgtagctttctttttttctttttcttctttttttttttttttttgagacagggtcttgtactgtcacccagactggagtgcagaggcctgatctcggctcactgcaacctctgtctcccaggttcaagtgattccccgcctcagcctcccaagtagctgggattacaggtgcgcaccaccatgcctggctaatttttgtatttttagtagagacgggggtttcatcatgttggtcaggctggtcttgaactcctgacctcgtgatccacccgcctcagcttcccaaagtgctgggattacaggcgtgaaccaccgcgcccagccaacttcTGTAGCTTTCTTCTGCTACAAtctccctccccccagcccccaaaATCTACTTCTTTCAAGGTTGCTTCCTTGAAAGTTGCCTCCTGCGAAGCTTCAGTGACTCCTCTAATGAGTTGTCCCACTTCCCCTGCCCTCCGCAGAACCTTGACTTTGCACACAGCACATTTTAATGTTGTGTATCTGCTTTTGGTCTCACATTGGACTGTGAGCCTCATACCAAACTCATCAGTGACTGCTCAGCTAGTGACTCTCAATCGTTGTATTCACATTTTACATCTAAGTGAGACAAGCTTCTGAACCTCAACTATCTCATCAGTGAAGTAGGGGAAACGATCTACCCCATAGAATCGTGAGGATTCGATCTGAGGGTGCATGCAAAGCTCGTAGCACACCGGCAAGATAGAGGTTGCCTATCAGTGATGACATTGATTATGACATGACATTGATCATCAAAGGTTAGACGATGATGAGTGTTAGAATAAATACCTGGGTGATTTTGCCCTCAATCCTGACAAACGCTGGTATCTCCCATTCTGGCGAGAAGAGACCTATGGTAGTTTTAGGGGTATGGAGGTCACCCATTGGCAGGGGAGACCTTGCTTTGTGCCAGCCAGCTCTGCCTTTCACTGCGTCAGTGAAGGGTGAGAGTGATCACCCTTCGCTCAGCCCTTGAGGAGGGTGGAAGAGCAGAGCCTGGATGTCTCTAACACACAGTGCAGGGCACACAGTGGCCTGGttacaggcctgggccagggGCATATGAGGCCAAGAGTCGGAATGAAGCAAAGGCCTTGAGGCCTTTCCCATGCCTTTCTTCATCTCTTCCAGGTTAGAGCTAAATTCTCGCAGGGAGAGTCTGGAGGGGTGTGAAGGTCGAGACCAGGGATTAAAGAATTCATCCAGGGCCGCCCTAGCGAATATGTCAGGCTCAGGGACCCAGCGGAATGCCAGCCCGCACCCCCGCCCCCCTCCTCCTTCCAGCGCGAGCGGGCGGCGCGCTCCGGAGGGAGAGCTGGGGCTGGAGGTTCCTACCCCCTCGGCGGCCCGCATCTGCCCCCGCGCGCCCGCCCTGAGCCCGCCCCGACTGGGCAGGCGGGGGCGCCCCCACTTCTCTCCCCCCGGGCGGGGGAGCCGGGGGGCAGCGCCAGAGCCCGGGGGGAGCGCAGCCCCGCCGACCGGCCGGCCAGGGCAGGGGGCAGCTAGGACGGCCCCGGGTAAGCGGCGGGAGGAGGGGAAGCGGTCAGGGGTGGAgcggggctggggcaggggctgggggggTCGGGCCGGGGTCGGGGGAGGAGGAGACGGCCGGGGCGAAGGGAGTCCGGGACTAGGAGGGGGCCGGCGGGCTGGCGGGGAAGCGGTGCGGGGCCGCCACGTGAGAGCTGGAGCCGGGGGTGGGGGTGCCTGCAAGGTGCTGGAGGCGGAGAGCAAGCTGGGCTTCTACATCCCCCCCAAACTCCTACCAATCAGGTCATGGGGAGCGCAGCATCCTCTGTCGCCCCCTAACCCACCCCCAGGCGAACGTGGTTGGAACAAACAGCTGGCAGACTTGTGACCCGGCCCTCTGGATCCGCGAAGCCCCCGCTGTCAGTCTTGGGCAGCGACCCAGGTGTCCAGGCGCAGGGAAGGGGACGGAACTAGGCTTTGccccctctgtgtgtctctggtCTCTTGCCTCTCTTGCCGGGCGGTCTCTTGCCGGGCGCTGTCTGCAGACTCACTGCAGAGAGCAGGCCTTGGGGAGAAAGCGCTCAGGGGCCTGGGCCCTGCTTCTTGGGACAGCCCCCTCCCTTCCGCACCCAGCCAAGGGTGTTGGATTAATATACTCTTAGATCCAGGACCTCTGcctggaaagaaggaaggggcaCCGATCGCTTCTGAGTTGGGGACAGGGCCACACTTGGGCCTGGTGAGTTCCAGGAGGCTGGCCCCAGCCTAGGGGCCTCCTGCGCCCCTTCCCTAGCTCCTGGGCAGTGCCCCTCTTGCATTTCCCTGCCACTCCCCAGAAAGGGCTGGTTTCTGGGCAGGGAGTGTGGTGTCCGGGACAGTCTGCAGGTAGGATGCATCCTGGAAACCtttgagctgccacacccagaaAGAGGCCAGGACTCCTCTTGGCATTCCttgccctctcttcctcccctaggactccccactccccacctgcCTGTGCTGGTTATGTAATTAACCCAGCTGAGTCTCTCTGCCATGCTGGTGGTGTCCAGGGATGCCTAAGGGGCTTCGGACCTGGAGGGACATATAGGAAGGAGGGATAGGTACTTCCCCCTAGTTGGGAGCCCATGTAAGTGTATAAACACCTGTTGGAGAAGGGACACTGCATGGAGCAGGAAGGATTTTAGGGTCCTAATCTTAGTTAACAACTGACTGGCTATGAGGTCTTCACTTCCCAAAGTCACTCGGTTTGTTTTGgagtgtgtttgttttttaaatcttcaataaaatgagaagaatctctcacacacacactgcatgcATGTGAGCTCATGCAACAGTAGATAGCAAGCCCTCCTGGGATTGCTAGGAGGTGCCATTGCTAAATTTGTGGGGAACTCAGATGAATGAAGGACCCCTGCCCATAGCAGTGATCactgtttattgaacacctatgCTGGCCGAGGCCCTGGGCTTTACATGCACACATCATAACACTCTGTTAAGtttcttgcccaaggtcacacttcAGGTGAATGGCAGAGCTAGGAATCAAGCCCTAGTTGTTCTCACTCCACATCCTGACCTTTATTTACTATGCTGTGTGCGCACATACCCTGTGGAGTGAGTCCTCTGAACCAGGACAACCTGGGGGACATTCAGCTACGGATTGTGCATGTGTGGAAAGGACATGCATCCGCAGAAAAGTACGCACCCATGAGGAAAAGCATGGCCTTGCCAGAATCCAGCGAATCCACCTGCCCTGGACCCAGTTAGCAAGTGCTGATGTCACCCTCTTGGGAATCCAGACAGGAGGTCTCAGGCATGTAACAGCCTCTTTGGTCACTATCAccaacaaaagaagaaaggttCCTTTTCCTGGCTAAGAGATTTACGTGGATTTTCTCAGAAATAGGGGCTGTTTACCTCATTGTACCTATGTGCAGAAGCATGGCTCCAGTTGAGAAGGTGATTTGCCCACTGCCATGCAGCAAGGACACACCAGAGCTGAGAGTTATACCCAGGCCCTAAAGTCACTGAAACGGAGCAGGCAAGGAGCTAATGAATTCATATCAAGGCCAACTTCCAGCAGCCCTTTTCTGGGCACCTAATATGTGCCAGGCCCTCTGGGCTCTAGGGGATGCCAGAGAATGAGACCCAGACCTTGGCCTGTATGCATTCATCGATTAGAAACACtgaacttggccgggcgcggtggctcgtgtctgtaatcccagcactttgggaggccgaggtaggtagatcacctgaggtcaggagttcgaagccaacatggagaaaccccatctctactaaaaataccaaaattatccaggtgtggtggcagatgcctgtaatcccagctacttgggaggctgaggcaggaaaatggcttgaacccgggaggtgaaggctgcagtgagccgagatcatgccactgtactccagcctgggtgacagagtgagactctgtctggaaaaaaaaaaaaaaaaagaatcactgaaCTTGAAAGTTGGAAGAAGTACTGCGACATCATAGAAAGGAGTAGCTGCCCTTCGGGTTGTGATTGGACACGCTTCTTACTGCTTCTAAGCTTGTCTCTAAAGTGGGAATAACAGTACCTATCCCTCAGAGATGTCGTACTGACCAAGGATACCCACATGGGCATGCCAGCAGAGTAAGTGCTCAGCAGTGTTGCACCCCAGAGGCAACGTGGTCATCTAGTGCAGAATTCTCAACTAGCAGCATTTGGAAATGGGGGGAGGGGGAGTTTTTGGTCATCGTGGTGTCTGGAGGCTGCTGCTGGCAGCTACCTCTTGGGAGCCATGGAAAGCAAATGTCCTGCGATGTGTGGGCAGTCCTGCACAATCGAGTTCTCTCCCCACCAAACGTCAGGAGTGCCGGCACTGAGACACACCTGcccagtcccagccactcaggaggacACAGACTCAGAGGTGTTGCCGTCTTATCCCAGGCTCTGTGGGGAAGCTGGGATCAAACCAAGTCCAGTGCCCTTCCCACTCTGCTCTGCAGCCTGTTTTGGTTGGAGTTGGACCTGGAGAAAAGTCAGGTCATAAGTCAAGAAAGATTGGGTCCTACTACTGGAATGCAGGGAAAAATGGAGGAGGGATGGAGAGGTTTTGGATAGGTGGCCACCGGGGTTTTGGGAAAGGGAAGGCATTCCAAGTGGCAGTAACAGCTTGAGCAAAGTCCCAAACGTGGAAAAGTGCAGGACATGTCCAGGGATAAGCTGGTGCACTCAGCCCACCTCTTGTCCCCACAGTCCAGGTGGAGGCCGCAGAGGGCCCAGGGCAAGCAGAGGCAGCAATGGTTGGTCCTGACGGTGGCTgagcccccagcccctggaaTATGCAGCCCGGGGGAGCCCCAGACAGCGGCAAGGACGAGGTGGCGGAGTGGGGCGGGAGGCATGGTCTCCACCTACCGGGTGGCCGTGCTGGGGGCGCGAGGTGTGGGCAAGAGTGCCATCGTGCGCCAGTTCCTGTACAACGAGTTCAGCGAGGTCTGCGTGCCCACCACCGCCCGCCGCCTCTACCTGCCTGCTGTCGTCATGAACGGCCACGTGCACGACCTCCAGATCCTCGACTTTCCGCCCATCAGCGCCTTCCCTGTCAATACGCTCCAGGTAGGAGGACCCTGGGGGGCATGGGTTAGTGGGGAAATGGATGGGTAGGGGAGAGCCTGGATTCCAACCTGCTGTAGCTCGGGCCCTATTGCCAGGGCCGCGTCACTGAGTTTGGGAGCTCCACACTGCACCTTGGGCCACCCTGCTTAGAGTCGTTCCAGGAATTCATTCACTGGTGTACTagcttattcaacaaatatttgatgaCCGTTTaatgtgtgccaggccctgcagTGGGCACTGGTGCAGAATGGTGAGCAAACAATTTATGGAATTTGCTTTCAAGAAACTCATAGTCTGGTGAGAAAAGGCTAACAGGCAACTATTACATGGTGTGATAAGTGCTATGATTGGAGGAGCAGGGAGCTGGAGCAGCCCTTAAGGGGGCATCCAGGTCATCCAGATGTGTTGGGGTGGAGTTGGGGGGTCACAGAGGGTGATGTCTCAACTAAGTAGGTTTTAGGCAGGTAAGAGGCAGTAGAGAAAAGGGCAGGGAACACTAGGCTGCAGTGAGTATTCGGGGCTGTGCCTACCATAGCCTCACTCCACGTCCCCTGGAGAAGGGACAGCAGCAGAATAGACAGGGCCCTGGGAAAGGTGTGTTCTCAGAGACTCTGGAGACCCCAGTCAGCTCTCTTGCCCAAGGCCCTCTTCTCTTAAGTGATGCTCTGCCCCTGACCTCAGGACCTGCCTGCTGGGTACCCTCCCTGCCAGGTTTGGATTTAAATGCCCCCAGGGTCCTCACTTATTGTGTTCCTTCCCCACTGCCTGCTGGAACCAGGTCCTCTTGCCCTCTCTCAACCTCTGACTCGAGAGGGagtggagagaaaaaggaagctgAGCTCTAAGACGTGTTTGCTCACTGAAGGAAGCCTCTGACCAGAGTGCACAGAGCTTTTCCAGGAAGGACAGTCACAGTGGTGGAGACCCAGAAGGCAGGAGACAAGGCTTGTCCAGGTGTAACGGAGCAAATAAAGCAGTCTCTCAGGCTGCGACCCTGGGCTGGGAGCTGGCGGGCAGCTCAGCACTCAGCACTCTCAgcaacaccaggcaggagggccCTGGCGTAATCTGCCGGAGACACCCGTTCACCCATCCCAGGCCCCTGGGGTCAGCAGCAAGATGGAAGCCTGATCCCACCTCTGCCCTGGAAGCAGTGAGGCTGAGCCTATCAGGGCAAACGGTCTGGGCACAGGGCCTTCTAGTTCTCTTCTAAAGGAGACTTTAACAATCACCTGATTGGACATTCAAATCTTGCTCCAAGCCTAGACACTGAGCTTTATTTCATCTTGCCCCCTTTACCCTGATTCCTGCCCCACTCTCTGTAACCATTCTTAtcgaatttttctttctttttaaaaatatatttatttatttatttatttatttttgagatggagtctcccgctgtcgcccaggctggagtgcagtgacgtgatctcggctcactgcaatctttgcctcctgggttcaagcgattctcctgcatcagcctcctgagtagctggattacaggcacctgccaccacacccagctaatttttgtatttttagtagagacggggtttcatcatgttggccaggctggtctcgatctcctgacctcaagtgatccgcctgcctaggcctcccaaagtgctgggattataggcatgagccgccgtgcctggccgcTTAACAGATTTTTATCCATACGTTCAGTATTTCTTTACCCAAGTAAGAAAATGCATTCTTCCCTGCTTCTTACCTAAAGAACaaaatggaggccgggcgcggtggctcacgcctgtaatcccagcactttgggaggccgaggcggggggatcatgaggtcaggagatcgagaccatcctggctaacacagtgaaaccccttctctgctaaaaatacaaaaaattagccggtgtggtggcgggcgcctgtaatcccagctactcgggaggttgaggcaggagaatggcgtgaacccaggagacggagcttacagtgagccagatcacgccactgcactccagcctgggcgacagagcgagactccgtctcaaaaaaaaaaaaaaagaacaaaacaaaaacaagaaccatACTGTTCTGTaccttgactttatttttaaaattttttgtatagatggatcttgctgtgttacctaagctggtctcaaactcctggcctcaagcaatcctgctttggcctcccaaagtgctgggattacaaatgtgagccactatgcttggcgctgtacctcaattttttttaacttgctaTTATAACCTGGAGATTTTTCCAGGCTGTTATCTAGAGGACTTCCTTGTTCTTTCCTCATGGCCACACCCTGCTCCATTGAAGAGCTGTACCATGGAGTCCTTTCTTGTTGGACAAGCG encodes:
- the RASL10B gene encoding ras-like protein family member 10B isoform X1; the protein is MSRDKLVHSAHLLSPQSRWRPQRAQGKQRQQWLVLTVAEPPAPGICSPGEPQTAARTRWRSGAGGMVSTYRVAVLGARGVGKSAIVRQFLYNEFSEVCVPTTARRLYLPAVVMNGHVHDLQILDFPPISAFPVNTLQEWADACCRGLRSVHAYILVYDICCFDSFEYVKTIRQQILETRVIGTSETPIIIVGNKRDLQRGRVIPRWNVSHLVRKTWKCGYVECSAKYNWHILLLFSELLKSVGCARCKHVHAALRFQGALRRNRCAIM